From Xyrauchen texanus isolate HMW12.3.18 chromosome 9, RBS_HiC_50CHRs, whole genome shotgun sequence, the proteins below share one genomic window:
- the LOC127649423 gene encoding artemin-like — MSAMPSVTNEPCQRKSWQVFVWVVMSLLPLVARGRSGFRAESEAAVGLLGTGVVEPPLEALPDIEEKIEEGSDSTWHDLFESSVFVEEDKQSVRWERSPRSPDTSDIQTKGARKKKKKKEKEEKKKKDKNSGRRHSSRDCRVEKREMRVRDLGMGFDSDEIVLFKFCVGSCQRSRGNYDLALHALLDNGSLPKRTARKISAQPCCRPTGYEPVSFMDASTTWRTIKSLSAADCECVG, encoded by the exons ATGTCTGCCATGCCATCAGTCACCAATGAACCATGTCAAAGGAAAAGCTGGCAG GTGTTTGTATGGGTTGTGATGTCTCTGCTGCCCCTAGTGGCAAGAGGCAGGTCAGGTTTCAGGGCAGAATCTGAAGCTGCAGTGGGATTACTTGGCACTGGAGTGGTGGAGCCGCCTTTAGAGGCTCTTCCAGACATTGAGGAGAAGATAGAAGAGGGTAGTGACTCTACATGGCATGATTTGTTTG AGTCATCTGTGTTTGTTGAGGAAGACAAGCAGTCAGTGCGATGGGAACGTTCACCCCGCTCGCCTGACACCTCTGACATACAGACCAAAGGTGCAcgcaagaaaaagaagaaaaaagagaaggaagaaaagaaaaagaaagacaagaaTAGTGGCCGACGTCACAGTAGCCGAGACTGCCGTGTGGAAAAACGGGAGATGCGCGTTCGAGACCTGGGTATGGGCTTTGACTCGGACGAAATTGTACTCTTCAAGTTCTGTGTCGGTTCCTGCCAAAGGTCCCGTGGTAACTATGACTTGGCTCTGCATGCTCTGCTTGACAATGGCAGCCTGCCAAAGCGCACCGCCAGGAAGATTAGCGCACAACCTTGTTGCCGCCCCACAGGTTATGAACCAGTTTCCTTCATGGATGCTTCCACAACCTGGAGAACCATCAAGTCACTCTCGGCCGCAGATTGTGAGTGCGTAGGATGA